In the Stakelama saccharophila genome, CGATCGCCTGATAATAGCACAATTCGAAATGCAGGAAGGGCACGTCCTCCACGCAACCCCAATAGCGGCCGTAAAGCGCATCGTCGCCGATCAGGTTCAGCGCGCCGGCGATCGGACGGCCGTCGCGCTCGGCCAGGATCAGCAGCACCCGGTCGCCCATCGCTTCGCTCAGCATCGCGAAGAAACCGCGGGTGAGATAGGGCTGGCCCCATTTGCGGGCGCCCGTGTCCTGATAGAATTCCCAGAAGGCATCCCAATGCGCCTCGGTGATGTCGCTCCCGGTCAGGTGCCGGATGATCAGCCCGTCGGCGGCGGCGCGCCGCTCCTTGCGAATGGCCTTGCGCTTGCGGCTGGCGAGCGCACCCAGAAACGCGTCGAAATCGGCATAACCGTCGTTTCGCCAATGAAACTGGCTGCCGTGACGGATCAACCAGCCCGCAGCCTCGAACTGCGCCACCTGCTCGGGCGCGACGAAAGTCACATGGGCGGAGGAAAGCGAATGCCGATCGGTCACCGCCTCGATCGCCGCGATCAGGGCGGCGGCGTAGCCATCGTCGCGACAGAGCAGGCGCGGGCCGGGAACGGGCGTGAAGGGCACCGCCACCTGCAGTTTGGGATAATATCGCCCGCCGGCACGCTCCCACGCATCGGCCCAGCCATGATCGAAGACATATTCGCCCTGGCTGTGGCCCTTGGCGAATGCCGGGGCGATCGCGGCAGGACGGCCGTCGGGACCTTCGACCACGATCGGCAACGG is a window encoding:
- a CDS encoding GNAT family N-acetyltransferase, with protein sequence MTSHTITARIADGVSSIPAADWDACAPAGHPFVSHAFLSALEQSGSATAETGWQPLPIVVEGPDGRPAAIAPAFAKGHSQGEYVFDHGWADAWERAGGRYYPKLQVAVPFTPVPGPRLLCRDDGYAAALIAAIEAVTDRHSLSSAHVTFVAPEQVAQFEAAGWLIRHGSQFHWRNDGYADFDAFLGALASRKRKAIRKERRAAADGLIIRHLTGSDITEAHWDAFWEFYQDTGARKWGQPYLTRGFFAMLSEAMGDRVLLILAERDGRPIAGALNLIGDDALYGRYWGCVEDVPFLHFELCYYQAIDAAIARGLSRVEAGAQGEHKLARGYAPVTTYSAHYIPDPGFRRAVADYVEREKLAVAQDQEFLGGMGPFRKGG